A single region of the Leptodactylus fuscus isolate aLepFus1 chromosome 5, aLepFus1.hap2, whole genome shotgun sequence genome encodes:
- the TMEM127 gene encoding transmembrane protein 127, producing MFAPGGSGGSSMPRRRGHGAHSLPKQPERSLASALPGALSITALCTALAEPAWLHIHGGTCKRQELGVADVLGTEDPELLTKFCMNHQTILLLRVIAGFCFLGIACSMTAFLLDVFGPKHPALKITRRYAFAHILTVLQCATVIGFCYWASELILALQQQHKQYHGSQVYVTFAVSFYLVAGAGGASILATAANLLRHYPSEEEEQALELLSEMEADSYPAEYDVMNPFQPPPAYTP from the exons ATGTTTGCTCCCGGCGGGTCCGGAGGTTCTTCAATGCCACGCAGAAGAGGTCACGGGGCTCACTCCCTGCCCAAGCAGCCAGAAAGAAGCCTGGCATCAGCCCTGCCTGGTGCATTATCCATCACAGCCCTGTGCACTgccctggcagaaccagcatggctacatATCCATGGGGGGACCTGCAAACGTCAGGAGCTGGGGGTGGCAGATGTTCTGGGTACTGAGGATCCGGAGCTACTGACAA AGTTCTGTATGAACCATCAGACTATACTCCTCCTCCGTGTCATCGCCGGCTTCTGCTTCCTGGGTATTGCCTGCAGTATGACCGCCTTCTTGCTTGACGTCTTCGGCCCAAAACATCCTGCTCTCAAAATTACAAGGCGCTACGCTTTTGCACACATACTTACAG TTTTGCAATGTGCTACAGTTATTGGTTTCTGCTATTGGGCCTCGGAGCTCATCCTCGCACTCCAGCAGCAACACAAACAGTACCACGGCTCACAGGTCTACGTCACCTTTGCTGTTAGCTTCTACTTGGTGGCCGGGGCAGGGGGGGCATCCATCCTCGCCACCGCTGCCAACCTCCTACGCCACTATCCTTCTGAAGAAGAGGAGCAGGCTTTGGAGTTGCTGTCGGAGATGGAAGCTGACTCTTACCCTGCCGAGTATGATGTCATGAATCCTTTCCAGCCCCCGCCTGCTTACACGCCATAA